The Calditerrivibrio nitroreducens DSM 19672 genome window below encodes:
- the kdsA gene encoding 3-deoxy-8-phosphooctulonate synthase, producing MILFAGPCVIESKEILDEVCRFLKKTISKYDGIEFYFKSSYDKANRSSIDAFRGPGLDEGLEILAKIKDEQKVGLITDVHQVSEVEKVKEVVDVLQVPAFLSRQTDLLEAVAKSGRIVNVKKGQFLAPWDMGNVREKLKRSGAKRIIFTERGASFGYNNLVVDYRSFPIMRSLGVEVVFDATHSLQLPGGKGSSSDGQRGFIPYLARAAAACGVDGFFFEVHPEPDKALCDGPNMVDFKMFEDILDSIMRIRAVL from the coding sequence ATGATCCTGTTTGCCGGTCCATGTGTTATAGAAAGTAAGGAGATTTTGGATGAGGTTTGTCGATTTTTAAAAAAGACTATATCGAAATATGATGGGATAGAGTTTTATTTTAAATCATCGTATGATAAGGCAAACCGATCATCGATAGATGCCTTTAGGGGTCCAGGGCTTGACGAAGGGCTTGAAATACTTGCAAAAATAAAAGATGAACAGAAAGTGGGTTTAATTACTGATGTTCATCAGGTGAGTGAAGTGGAAAAGGTAAAAGAGGTGGTGGATGTTTTGCAGGTGCCAGCTTTTCTTTCGAGGCAGACGGATCTTCTGGAGGCAGTGGCGAAAAGTGGAAGGATCGTTAATGTTAAAAAAGGGCAGTTTTTGGCACCATGGGATATGGGAAATGTAAGGGAAAAGCTTAAGAGATCCGGTGCCAAAAGGATTATATTTACCGAAAGGGGAGCTTCTTTTGGATATAATAATCTTGTGGTGGATTATAGGTCATTTCCAATTATGAGAAGTCTGGGAGTGGAGGTTGTTTTTGACGCCACCCATTCACTTCAACTACCGGGTGGTAAGGGGAGCAGTTCGGACGGTCAGAGGGGGTTTATACCGTACCTTGCGAGGGCTGCCGCCGCCTGTGGGGTTGATGGATTCTTCTTTGAGGTTCATCCGGAGCCTGATAAAGCTCTGTGTGATGGGCCAAATATGGTGGATTTCAAGATGTTTGAGGATATTTTAGATTCTATCATGAGAATTAGGGCAGTGTTATGA
- a CDS encoding CTP synthase encodes MAKFIFVTGGVLSSLGKGITAASLGTLLELRGYKVIIKKFDPYLNVDPGTMSPFQHGEVYVTEDGAETDLDLGHYERFLNSYTNRDCNITTGKIYYHVIEKERKGDYLGATVQVIPHITDEIKNNIRKLSGEYDIVIVEIGGTVGDIESLPFLEAIRQIRFDLDDNDVLYIHVTLVPYIKSAGELKTKPTQHSVKELREIGIQPDILVCRSEYPLSDGIKKKIALFCNISKEGVINAIDASSIYQVPLLLHNEGIDRVVLKKLKLPEKSLDLSKWEDIVFRLNNPEGEVTIGVVGKYVDLKDAYISLNEALVHGGIYNRLKVNIKWIDAEDLEKMPPDKFFEDVDGILVPGGFGDRGVEGKINAVNYARIKNIPFFGICLGMQCAVIEFARNVLKLDGANSVEFLPKTPYPVIDYMNEQKNIKKLGGTMRLGGYKCTIKEDTLAFRSYGKIEVIERHRHRLEFNNRFKDDFLKAGVTISGVNQERELVEIIELKSHRWFLGCQFHPEFKSKPTNPHPLFSSFVNAAYKYKKDKSDEKVVI; translated from the coding sequence ATGGCTAAGTTTATTTTTGTTACTGGAGGCGTTCTATCGTCTCTGGGTAAAGGGATTACCGCAGCTTCCCTGGGAACGCTCCTCGAATTGAGGGGTTATAAAGTTATTATTAAAAAATTTGATCCTTATCTGAATGTGGATCCTGGTACGATGAGCCCTTTTCAGCATGGAGAGGTTTATGTGACGGAAGATGGGGCTGAAACAGATCTGGATCTTGGACATTACGAACGTTTTTTAAATTCTTACACAAATAGAGATTGTAACATAACAACCGGGAAGATTTATTACCATGTGATAGAAAAAGAGCGGAAAGGGGACTACCTGGGTGCCACTGTGCAGGTTATACCTCACATAACTGATGAGATAAAGAATAATATAAGAAAACTTTCAGGGGAATATGATATAGTTATAGTTGAGATTGGTGGGACAGTGGGCGATATAGAAAGTTTACCTTTTTTAGAGGCTATCAGGCAGATCAGGTTTGATCTTGATGACAACGATGTATTGTATATCCACGTTACACTGGTTCCCTATATTAAAAGTGCCGGGGAATTGAAAACAAAACCGACACAACATTCTGTTAAGGAACTCAGAGAGATAGGTATACAGCCGGATATTCTTGTGTGTCGTTCGGAGTATCCTTTAAGTGATGGCATAAAAAAGAAGATTGCTCTATTTTGTAATATTTCAAAAGAAGGTGTAATAAACGCCATAGATGCCTCCTCTATTTATCAAGTCCCCCTTTTACTTCATAATGAAGGGATAGATAGGGTTGTTTTGAAAAAATTAAAGTTACCTGAAAAAAGCTTAGATCTTTCAAAATGGGAGGATATCGTCTTTCGTCTCAACAATCCTGAAGGTGAGGTCACCATTGGGGTGGTGGGTAAATATGTGGATTTGAAGGATGCCTATATAAGCTTAAATGAGGCTCTGGTTCACGGAGGCATTTATAATAGATTAAAGGTTAACATAAAATGGATAGATGCTGAAGATCTTGAAAAGATGCCCCCTGATAAATTTTTTGAGGATGTGGATGGTATCCTTGTGCCGGGTGGATTTGGGGATAGGGGTGTGGAAGGTAAGATCAATGCAGTAAATTATGCCCGTATCAAAAATATACCTTTCTTCGGGATATGCCTTGGGATGCAATGTGCTGTAATAGAATTTGCCAGAAATGTTCTTAAGCTTGATGGAGCAAACAGTGTGGAGTTTCTTCCAAAGACCCCTTACCCTGTAATAGACTATATGAATGAACAAAAAAATATCAAAAAGTTAGGTGGAACTATGAGATTAGGAGGGTACAAATGTACTATAAAAGAAGATACCCTTGCTTTTAGATCTTACGGAAAAATAGAGGTGATTGAGAGGCATAGACACCGTCTGGAGTTTAACAACAGGTTTAAAGATGATTTTTTGAAAGCTGGTGTCACCATTTCCGGTGTGAATCAGGAAAGGGAACTTGTGGAGATAATAGAACTAAAATCCCACAGATGGTTTTTGGGATGTCAGTTCCACCCTGAGTTTAAATCTAAACCCACAAATCCTCATCCACTTTTTAGCTCATTTGTGAATGCCGCATATAAGTATAAAAAGGATAAAAGTGATGAAAAGGTGGTGATCTGA
- the kdsB gene encoding 3-deoxy-manno-octulosonate cytidylyltransferase, which translates to MSAAVVIPARYASTRLEGKPLKEIAGIPMIVWVAQNCKKSKANRVIVVTDDTRILDECKKIDGIEVTMSDPNLPSGTDRVAKVARFLDDDIIINVQGDEPFIDYKVIDMLIDDLKSSDAVMNTACVKIDETTAQNPNVVKVVFDKTGYALYFSRSPIPYYRDKDEQKFFYKHIGIYGYRRSFLKVFNSLEPSVHESIEKLEQLRALDNGYKIKVIETDYNGISVDTEEDLIKANKYAMEILNG; encoded by the coding sequence ATGAGTGCAGCAGTAGTTATTCCCGCAAGGTATGCTTCCACAAGACTCGAAGGTAAGCCTTTAAAAGAGATAGCAGGGATTCCTATGATAGTGTGGGTGGCCCAGAATTGCAAGAAGAGCAAAGCTAATAGGGTCATTGTAGTTACAGATGATACAAGAATCTTAGATGAATGCAAAAAAATAGATGGGATTGAAGTTACGATGAGCGACCCTAATCTCCCATCAGGTACTGACAGGGTGGCAAAAGTGGCCAGGTTTTTAGATGACGATATTATTATAAATGTTCAGGGAGATGAGCCTTTTATCGATTATAAGGTGATCGATATGCTTATAGATGATCTAAAAAGTTCTGATGCTGTTATGAACACCGCATGTGTTAAAATAGATGAAACAACAGCACAAAATCCGAATGTAGTAAAGGTTGTGTTTGATAAAACAGGTTATGCGTTATATTTTTCCAGATCACCGATTCCTTACTATAGAGATAAGGATGAACAGAAATTTTTTTACAAACATATCGGTATATATGGTTATAGAAGGAGTTTTCTGAAGGTATTTAACTCTCTTGAACCATCGGTGCATGAGAGTATCGAAAAGCTTGAGCAATTAAGGGCACTTGACAATGGCTACAAAATAAAGGTAATAGAAACTGATTACAACGGCATTTCTGTGGATACGGAAGAAGATTTAATAAAGGCAAATAAGTATGCAATGGAGATATTAAATGGCTAA
- the acpS gene encoding holo-ACP synthase encodes MMIGCDIIEIDRIKNAIEKYGERFINRILTPKEMEIFEKRNRSLQFFSGRFAAKESISKSFKTGIGKELSFKDIEILNSEKGDPIVFIKGARRKDIEVSISHGRDYSIAVSIIKDKEEV; translated from the coding sequence ATGATGATCGGATGCGATATTATTGAAATTGATAGAATAAAAAATGCCATAGAAAAGTATGGTGAAAGATTTATAAACAGAATTTTAACCCCGAAAGAGATGGAGATCTTTGAAAAGAGAAATAGATCCTTACAATTTTTTTCTGGTAGATTTGCGGCAAAGGAGTCTATTTCCAAGAGTTTTAAAACAGGTATCGGTAAGGAGTTGTCCTTCAAGGATATAGAGATTTTAAATAGTGAAAAAGGTGACCCAATAGTGTTTATAAAAGGAGCAAGAAGAAAAGATATTGAGGTTTCCATTTCCCATGGTAGGGATTACTCAATAGCCGTTAGTATCATAAAGGACAAAGAAGAGGTATAG
- a CDS encoding pyridoxine 5'-phosphate synthase, with protein MIKLGVNIDHVATVRQARRGKEPDPVHAAVLAELGGADGITVHLREDRRHIHDRDLFILRDTVKVKLNLEMATNDEIINIALSVKPDICTLVPEKREELTTEGGLDVIHNFDRVARTVEILKSNGIEVSIFIDPDKKQIEKAVETGARYIEIHTGRYADATTEDESLEELKKIEAASKYAADLGFVVNAGHGLNYKNVIPLCRIFPFHEFNIGHSIISKSILVGLKDAVREMKDILEKYSIDR; from the coding sequence ATGATAAAATTGGGAGTTAACATTGATCACGTCGCAACTGTTAGGCAGGCAAGAAGAGGGAAGGAACCAGATCCTGTTCATGCAGCAGTTTTGGCTGAATTGGGGGGAGCTGATGGTATCACTGTACATCTAAGGGAGGATAGAAGGCATATCCATGATAGGGATCTATTCATCCTCAGGGATACGGTTAAAGTAAAGCTAAACCTTGAAATGGCCACAAATGATGAAATTATAAATATCGCTTTGTCAGTGAAACCAGATATCTGTACGTTGGTACCTGAAAAGAGAGAGGAGCTAACCACTGAAGGTGGACTTGATGTCATACATAACTTTGATAGGGTAGCAAGGACCGTAGAAATTTTGAAGTCAAATGGGATAGAAGTTAGTATATTTATAGACCCAGATAAGAAGCAGATTGAAAAAGCTGTTGAAACCGGAGCCAGATATATAGAGATACATACAGGCAGATATGCAGACGCTACTACGGAAGATGAAAGTTTGGAAGAGCTCAAAAAGATCGAGGCGGCTTCAAAGTATGCTGCTGATTTAGGATTTGTAGTAAATGCAGGGCATGGTTTGAATTACAAAAATGTAATTCCCCTTTGTCGCATTTTTCCATTTCATGAGTTTAATATAGGCCATTCTATTATTTCTAAATCGATTCTGGTGGGATTAAAGGATGCGGTGAGGGAGATGAAAGATATTTTAGAAAAGTATTCAATTGATAGGTAG
- the glmM gene encoding phosphoglucosamine mutase translates to MRKYFGTDGIRGKANLFPMTPDFAMKLGQAAATIFRRGEKKHKIVIGKDTRISSYMFEYSIASGICSMGVDVVLVGVLPTPAISFITRSLRADAGIVISASHNPYYDNGIKFFSSDGYKLPDELELEMERFIDEDKAVLEAVVGRVTRIETAIGRYVEFAKSSFDKNYDLSGLKIVVDCANGAMYKVAPMAFAELGADVIVINDKPNGYNINEGCGAVHPETVAKKVIEVGADLGIAFDGDGDRAIFVDEYGVIVDGDYILGICGKFMKEKGILNQNTLVATVMSNLGFERSLNKIGINIIRCDVGDRYVIEQMRTFGLNLGGEQSGHIIFSDYNTTGDGLITALQLLKVIVTTGKKLSELQSFISVYPQVLKNASVNRKVPIEDLKNTSKLIKEFSEQLGRDGRVFVRYSGTENKIRVMVEGIDYEKIDYIANSIITTAVKEIKNRGDV, encoded by the coding sequence ATGAGGAAGTATTTTGGGACAGATGGTATAAGGGGAAAGGCTAATCTATTCCCTATGACGCCGGATTTCGCTATGAAATTAGGTCAGGCTGCGGCCACAATCTTTAGAAGAGGGGAGAAAAAACATAAAATAGTAATTGGGAAAGATACAAGGATATCTTCATATATGTTTGAATATTCTATAGCATCAGGGATATGCTCTATGGGGGTGGATGTGGTGCTCGTGGGGGTTTTACCTACTCCTGCAATATCTTTTATCACAAGGAGCTTGAGGGCAGATGCAGGTATCGTCATTTCTGCATCGCATAATCCCTATTATGATAATGGGATCAAGTTTTTCTCAAGTGATGGATACAAATTGCCTGACGAGCTTGAGCTTGAAATGGAGAGGTTTATTGATGAGGATAAAGCAGTCCTTGAAGCTGTCGTGGGAAGGGTTACAAGGATAGAAACTGCCATCGGTAGATATGTGGAGTTTGCTAAAAGTTCCTTCGATAAAAATTATGATTTAAGTGGTCTTAAAATTGTGGTGGATTGTGCTAATGGTGCAATGTATAAAGTTGCTCCTATGGCTTTTGCCGAATTGGGAGCGGATGTGATCGTAATCAATGACAAACCAAACGGTTATAACATAAATGAAGGTTGTGGGGCTGTTCACCCGGAAACCGTTGCCAAAAAAGTCATTGAGGTGGGTGCCGATCTGGGTATCGCCTTTGATGGTGATGGCGATAGGGCTATTTTTGTGGATGAATACGGTGTAATTGTTGATGGTGATTACATACTTGGTATATGTGGAAAATTTATGAAAGAAAAGGGGATTCTTAATCAGAATACACTTGTAGCAACTGTAATGAGTAATCTTGGCTTTGAACGTTCTCTTAATAAGATAGGGATAAATATAATTAGATGTGATGTGGGTGATAGATACGTCATAGAGCAGATGAGGACATTCGGTTTGAATCTGGGGGGAGAGCAGTCTGGACATATTATTTTTAGCGATTACAACACCACTGGTGATGGTTTGATAACAGCTTTACAGCTTCTAAAGGTAATAGTAACTACAGGTAAAAAATTAAGTGAACTCCAATCATTTATCTCTGTATATCCGCAGGTGCTGAAGAATGCATCTGTAAATAGAAAGGTGCCTATTGAGGATTTAAAGAATACTTCAAAGCTTATTAAAGAATTCTCAGAGCAGCTTGGGAGGGATGGTAGAGTATTTGTGAGGTATTCCGGCACTGAGAACAAGATTAGAGTGATGGTGGAAGGCATCGATTACGAAAAGATCGATTATATCGCAAACTCAATTATTACCACTGCTGTAAAAGAGATTAAAAATAGGGGTGACGTATGA
- a CDS encoding CdaR family protein, protein MINNNILKIISVIIAVIVWFIVATSEQQEVSFYVPVKFKNEGEGLKAFTDTSLISVLVKGPKISMKNFTFNDIKIEIDLSNFQSGEYLYRIKPTDVMLPSGIHLIRLEPQDIRIMIDKLGKKTVKVIPSFIGDLKDGYKISSVVITPSYVTIYGTSKKIKALESVETLPINISGVDANLKQKVGIKVGEIISDAKPGEVQVELKIVENIIVKNLNNLSFILENLNPHFKVVRINPDRVDLSVKGRSDKLNSLDNLKLFVDLSKINKDGIYELPIKVTGTEGVEVVDIIPSKIKIEVRR, encoded by the coding sequence ATGATAAATAACAATATTCTCAAGATTATAAGTGTAATTATTGCTGTCATTGTTTGGTTTATTGTGGCTACCTCCGAGCAGCAGGAGGTAAGTTTTTATGTTCCGGTTAAGTTTAAAAATGAAGGTGAAGGGCTAAAGGCATTTACCGATACAAGCCTAATTTCTGTGCTGGTCAAAGGCCCAAAAATATCGATGAAGAACTTTACTTTTAATGATATAAAAATAGAGATAGATCTTTCAAATTTTCAGAGTGGGGAATATCTTTACCGCATTAAACCTACAGATGTTATGCTTCCATCTGGCATTCACCTTATTAGGTTGGAGCCACAGGACATAAGGATTATGATAGATAAACTGGGTAAGAAAACTGTAAAGGTAATACCTTCATTTATTGGTGATCTAAAAGATGGTTATAAGATCTCTTCGGTGGTGATTACGCCAAGCTATGTTACGATTTATGGCACAAGTAAGAAAATTAAAGCCTTAGAGAGTGTAGAAACATTACCCATCAATATTTCAGGTGTTGATGCAAATCTGAAGCAGAAGGTGGGTATAAAGGTGGGAGAGATTATTTCTGATGCAAAGCCCGGTGAAGTTCAGGTTGAACTCAAAATTGTGGAGAATATTATCGTTAAAAATCTAAATAATTTATCTTTTATATTGGAAAATTTAAATCCTCACTTTAAAGTGGTACGAATAAATCCAGATAGGGTTGATCTGTCTGTGAAAGGAAGAAGTGATAAATTGAATAGTTTGGATAATTTAAAACTTTTTGTGGATCTTTCGAAGATCAACAAAGATGGTATTTATGAATTGCCAATTAAAGTGACTGGTACTGAAGGTGTTGAAGTGGTGGATATTATACCTTCGAAAATTAAGATAGAGGTAAGAAGATGA